A single window of Candidatus Deferrimicrobium borealis DNA harbors:
- a CDS encoding dihydrofolate reductase family protein, which translates to MRKLIVSTFASLDGIMQAPGGPEEDPTGGFTLGGWMFGYGDESMDISASGFDGKDRELVLGRRTYEIFEAYWPYQPDDHPIAKTLNAAKKYVASRTLTMLHWNNSTLLHGDVVSAIIALKAQPGPDLQMIGSGNLIQTLQAASLIDEYNVWTFPVVLGRGKRLFGETAKPSALRLVRSQVSTTGVVMSTYVPGGDIRPGSFASAEPSEKELARRKKMANEMQ; encoded by the coding sequence ATGAGAAAACTCATCGTATCTACGTTTGCGTCGCTTGACGGCATCATGCAAGCACCCGGCGGACCGGAAGAAGACCCCACTGGCGGTTTTACCCTTGGCGGTTGGATGTTCGGCTACGGGGACGAAAGCATGGACATCTCAGCATCAGGTTTCGACGGCAAGGATCGCGAGCTGGTGCTCGGGCGCAGGACCTATGAGATATTCGAAGCGTACTGGCCTTATCAGCCGGATGACCATCCGATTGCGAAGACGCTCAATGCAGCGAAAAAGTATGTTGCTTCGCGCACGTTGACGATGCTCCACTGGAACAACTCGACCCTGCTCCACGGCGATGTCGTCTCGGCAATCATCGCTCTCAAGGCCCAACCGGGCCCCGACCTGCAGATGATTGGCAGCGGCAATTTGATTCAAACGCTCCAGGCCGCCTCACTGATCGACGAGTACAACGTGTGGACTTTTCCAGTGGTGCTTGGGCGGGGCAAGCGCCTCTTTGGCGAGACTGCCAAGCCATCGGCGCTGCGGCTCGTTCGCTCTCAGGTTTCGACCACTGGCGTTGTGATGAGTACCTATGTACCAGGTGGCGATATCCGGCCCGGTTCGTTCGCGAGTGCCGAGCCGAGTGAGAAGGAGTTGGCTCGACGCAAAAAGATGGCGAATGAGATGCAGTGA